CATCAAAGACGAGATCCGCGAGGGCCGTTCGTTCCGGTCGGCGGTGCCGCGGGGTTGGGTCCGGGCCCGCAAGACGATCGTGTCCGGCAACGCCGTGACCTTCCTGGCCGCGGCGGTGCTGTACTTCCTGGCGATCGGCCAGGTGAAGGGCTTCGCGTTCACGTTGGGCCTCACCACGATCCTCGACCTGGTGGTGGTGTTCCTGGTGACCTGGCCGCTGGTCTACCTCGCGTCGAAGTCTCCGACGCTGGCCAAGCCGAGGTACAACGGCCTCGGAGCCGTTCAGCAGGTCGCCCGCGAACGCCGGGCCTCGGCAGTCGTGAAGACGGGACGGGGTAGCGCATGACCGCCTCCAAGACCCCCAAGGCGTCGGATGCCGTGGAGCTGACCGGCGGCGCCGACCAGCCGCGCCACGGCTTCCTGTCGCGGCTCTACACCGGCACCGGCGCGTTCGAGGTGATCGGGCGCCGCAGGGTCTGGTACGGGATCAGCGGGGCGATCGTGGCCATCGCGATCGTCAGCATCGTCGTGCGTGGCTTCGCCTTCGGGATCGACTTCAAGGGCGGCACCACGGTGTCGATGCCGGCCGCGGGGGCCACCGGCACGGTGCAGACCTCGCAGGTATCCGACGTCTTCCGCAAGGCCCTCGGCACCGATCCCGAATCGGTGGTCGTCGTGGGCAGCGGCGCGTCGGCGACGGTGCAGATCCGCTCCGAGACGCTGACCAACGACCAGACGGCCAAGCTGCGCAACGCCCTGTACGACGCCTTCCAGCCCAGGGGCACCGACGGTAAGCCCAGCAAGCAGGCGATCAGCGACTCGGCGGTGTCGTCGACGTGGGGCGGTCAGATCACCAAGAAGGCACTGATCGCGCTGGTGGTGTTCCTGGCCCTGGTCGGCCTGTACATCACGGTGCGCTACGAGCGCTACATGGCCGTCTCGGCGCTGACGACCATGTGCTTCGACCTGACCGTCACCGCCGGCGTGTACTCCCTGGTCGGCTTCGAGGTCAGCCCCGCCACCGTCATCGGGCTGCTGACGATCCTCGGTTTCTCCCTGTACGACACCGTGATCGTCTTCGACAAGGTGGAGGAGAACACCCAGGGGTTCCAGCACACCACCCGGCGCACGTTCGCCGAGCAGGCCAACCTGGCGATCAACCAGACGTTCATGCGGTCGATCAACACCAGCCTGATCTCGGTGCTGCCGATCCTGGCGCTGATGGTGGTGGCGGTGTGGCTGCTCGGCGTCGGCACCCTGAAGGACCTGGCCCTGGTGCAGCTGGTCGGCATCCTGGTCGGGACGTACTCGTCGATCTTCTTCGCCACCCCGCTGCTGGTGACGCTGCGGGAGCGCACGGAGTTGGTGCGCGCGCACACCCGGCGGGTCCTGCGGCGGCGCAGCCCCGGTTCGCGGGGTGCCGCCGAGGTCGCCGACACCTCCGACAGCGTCGATGCCGACGCCGAAACCGACGCGCAGGAGCCTTCGGCCGCGGATGACGCGGCGCCGGCCGCGGAGCCCGACAAGCCGGCGCCGAGTAAGCCCGCGCCGGGTGCGCGCCCGGTGCGGCCGACGGGGACCCGGCGCCCGACCGGCAAGCGAAACGCCGGCCGGCGGTAGCTCCGATGGCCGTCCGCGCCGGCCCCCGCGGCCTGACGGGGTGGGCGAGTGCCGGTCTGGCGGTGCTGTTGCTGACCGCCTTCGCGCTGACCGGCTGTTCCGGTAGTGCCGCCTCGCAGATCGATTACGTGGTCGACGGCCCACTTTCCACCTACAACACCAACACCGTGGCGGGTGCGGCGTCCGCCGGGGCGCAGGCGTTCGCCCGCACGCTGACCGGCTTCGCCTATCACGGTCCCGACGGGCAGGTGGTTCCCGACCGCGACTTCGGCACCGTGTCGGTCGTCGGCGGCTCGCCGCTGGTGCTTGACTACCAGATCGCCGACAACGCCGTCTACTCCGACGGCAAGCCGGTGACCTGCGACGACCTCGTGCTGACCTGGGCCGCGCAATCGGGCAAGTTCCCCGAGTTCGACGCCGCCAGCCAGGCCGGCTACGTCGACATCGCCAACGTCGACTGCATCCCGGGGCAGAAGAAGGCCCGGGTGTCTTTTGTCCCGGACCGCAGCGTCGTGGACTACGCCCAGCTGTTCTCCGCGACCTCGCTGATGCCGTCGCACATCATCGCCGACCGGCTCAACGTCGACGTGACCGCGGCGCTGCTCAGCAGGAACGGGCAGCTCGTGGAGCAGATCGCCAAACAGTGGAACACCATCTGGGACCTCAAGCCGGGCCTGGATCTCAAGCTCTTCCCGTCATCGGGGCCGTACAAGATCGAGTCGATCCTCGATCACGGCGGGGTCGTGCTCGTCGCCAACGACCGGTGGTGGGGCCCCCGGGCGATCACCAAACGGATCACGGTGTGGCCGCAGGGACCGGACATCCAGGACCGGGTGAACAGCCGCAGCGTCGACGTCGTGGACGTCGCGTCCGGCTCCTCGGGGGCGCTCGCGCCGCCCGACAACTACGACCGCAGCGAGTCCCCGTCGGACGGTATCGAGCAGCTCATCTTCGCTCCGCAGGGCCCGCTGTCGCAGCCCAAGGCCCGACGCGCGGTCGCGCTCTGCACGCCGCGCGACACCATCGCCCACGACGCGGGGGCGCCCATCGCGAACTCGCGGCTGGCTCCGGTCGCCGACGACGCCGTGTCCGCCGGGGACGGGGCCCCCGACGCGGGCCAGTTCGGCAAGGCCGACCCGGCCGCCGCGCGGGAAGCGCTCGGCGGGGCGCCGCTGTCGGCGCGGATCGGGTACCAGGGACCCAACGCGCGGCTGGCGGTCACCGTCGGTGCGATCACCAAGTCGTGCGCCGCCGCGGGGATCGCGATCTCCAGCGTCACCGTCGATTCCCCCGCGGCGCTCAAGGACGGAAAGATCGACATGTTGCTGGCGAGTACCGGCGGCGCGACCGGCAGCGGGTCGACGGGATCGTCGGCGATGGACGCCTACGACCTGCACAGCGGCAACGGCAACAACCTGTCCGGCTACTCGAATCCGCAGGTCGACGGCGCAATCAGCGCGCTGGCGGTCTCGGCCGACCCGGCCGAGCGCGTCAGGCTGCTGGCCGAGGCCGCCCCGGTACTGTGGGGCGATATGCCGACCTTGCCCCTCTACCGTCAGCAGCGGACGCTGCTGTTGTCGAAGAAGATGTACGCCGTGAGCAAGAATCCGACCCGCTGGGGCGCGGGCTGGAACATGGACCGATGGGCGCTGGTCCAGTGACGGGTGCGGGGGTCCGTTCGGTGGGCGACCTGATCGACTCCCTGACCCGGAAGGTCGCCGATTTCCCCGAGCCCGGAATCCAGTTCAAGGACCTGACGCCGGTGTTCGCCGACCGCGAGGCGATGACGGCGGTCACCCACGCGTTGGCCGACATCGCGTCCGCCGCCGACCTGGTGGCCGGCATCGACTCGCGCGGGTTTCTGGCGGCGGCGGCGGTCGCCGGTCGATTGGGCACCGGCGTGCTGGCCATCCGCAAGGCCGGGAAGCTGCCCCCGCCCGTGCACTCCGAGCGGTACGACCTGGAGTACGGCACCGCCACGTTGGAAATCCCCGCCGACGGCATCGATCTGCGCGGCCGCCGCGTGGTCATCATCGACGACGTGCTGGCCACCGGCGGCACCTTGGGCGCGGCGACCCGGTTGCTGGAGCGGGTGGGGGCCGACGTGACCGCGGCGGCGGTGGTCATCGAGCTGACCGCGTTGGGTGGCCGCGAGGCCGTCGCGCCGCTGCGGGTGCACAGCCTGAGCAGGGCGTAGCGGTGAGTCGGCGGGCCGCCGCCGAATCGACGGAAGTGCTGCGAAAGCTGTTGGGCTACATCGCGTATTACCACGACGAGGATGGACGCCCGCCCTTTCTGGTGTCGCATGCCTGGACGGCGGGCCCGAACATCCTCCTGGTCTACGAGGCGCCGCTCTCGGCCGTCACCTGGGGCCTGTGCGGCGACACCAGGGAGTCGATCGTCGGCGTCGGCCCCCGGTCGCCGGTGGACGATGCGGCGTATTGCTACTACGTGTGCGACCTGGAGGAAGGCCGCGTGTCGGCGTCCTCCCCCACCCGGGCGACCCGGGCACCATCTACTGGCTCGGGTTTCCGCGCGACGGCCTTCCGCCACGGCCGTCACACCTTCCGGAGGCGTATCGAACACGCCACCCCCCGCGGCGCCGCAGAAGCGGCGGCCGGAACGTCCCGACCAGCCGTTTCACCCACGTCGCTACGCCGATCCGTCCTGAGCGACGCCGGGTTGTCGCAGAGCGTCCGGCGCAGGCGCGCTTTGGCGATATCCTCAAATGGAGATCGGAGGTGACCACGTGGTGAACGACCAGGGCGCAACGCAGGCTCTCGACGTGCCCGCTGAATCGCCCGCGTCGCCGCGTGCCGGCGAGCCGGCCTCGGGGCCGGCCACCGCGCCGCTGCCGGTCGGCGAGGCGCCGGAGCAGCCCACCGAGACCCTGAAGACGTCGAGCAGCGCGTCGCGTCGGGTCCGCGCCCGGCTGGCGCGACGGATGACGGCCCAGCGCAGCGCGCTCAACCCGGTGCTGGAACCGCTGGTGGCCGTCCACCGCGAGATCTACCCCAAGGCCAACGTGCAGCTGCTGCAGCGGGCGTTCGAGGTCGCCGACCAGCGGCACGCCACCCAGCTGCGGCACTCCGGTGATCCGTACATCACCCACCCGCTGGCCGTCGCCAACATCCTGGCCGAATTGGGCATGGACACCACCACTTTGGTGGCCGCGCTGCTGCACGACACCGTCGAGGACACCGGGTACACGCTCGAACAGCTGTCCGAGGAGTTCGGCGAGGAGGTGGCGCACCTCGTCGACGGCGTCACCAAGCTGGACCGGGTGGTCCTGGGCACCGCCGCCGAGGGCGAGACGATCCGCAAGATGATCACCGCCATGGCGCGCGATCCCCGCGTGCTGGTGATCAAGGTCGCCGACCGGCTGCACAACATGCGCACCATGCGCTTCCTGCCGCCGGAGAAACAGGCCCGTAAGGCCCGCGAGACGCTGGAAGTCATTGCGCCCCTTGCGCATCGGCTGGGTATGGCCAGCGTCAAGTGGGAACTCGAAGACCTGTCCTTCGCGATCCTGCATCCCAAGAAGTACGACGAGATCGTCCGGCTGGTGGCCGGCCGCGCGCCGTCGCGGGACACCTACCTGGCCAAGGTTCGCGCCGAGATCACCAACACGCTGAACGCGTCGAAGATCAAGGCGACCGTCGAGGGCCGCCCGAAGCACTACTGGTCGATCTACCAGAAGATGATCGTCAAGGGGCGCGACTTCGACGACATCCACGACCTGGTCGGCATCCGCATCCTGTGCGACGAGATCCGGGACTGCTACGCGGCCGTCGGCGTGGTGCACTCGCTGTGGCAGCCGATGGCCGGGCGGTTCAAGGACTACATCGCGCAGCCCCGCTACGGCGTGTACCAGTCGTTGCACACCACGGTCGTCGGGCCGGAGGGCAAGCCGCTGGAGGTGCAGATCCGCACCCGCGACATGCACCGCACCGCCGAGTACGGCATCGCAGCGCACTGGCGGTACAAGGAGGCCAAGGGCCGCAACGGCCTTCCGCATCCCCACGCCGCTGCCGAGATCGACGACATGGCGTGGATGCGGCAACTGCTCGACTGGCAGCGGGAGGCCGCCGACCCCGGCGAGTTCCTGGAGTCGCTGCGTTACGACCTTGCGGTACAAGAGATCTTCGTGTTCACCCCCAAGGGCGACGTCATCACCCTGCCGAACGGCTCGACCCCGGTGGACTTCGCCTACGCGGTACACACCGAGGTCGGCCATCGCTGCATCGGCGCCCGGGTCAACGGCCGCCTGGTCGCCCTGGAGCGCAAGCTCGAAAACGGCGAAGTCGTCGAGGTTTTCACGTCCAAGGCGGCCAACGCGGGACCGTCGCGTGACTGGCAGCAGTTCGTGGTGTCGCCGCGGGCGAAGACAAAGATCCGGCAGTGGTTCGCCAAGGAGCGCCGCGAGGAGGCGCTGGAGGCCGGCAAGGAGGCGATGGCCCGGGAGGTGCGCCGGGGCGGGCTTCCCCTGCAGCGCCTGGTCAATGCCGAGTCTATGGCCGCGGTCGCCCGCGAGCTGCACTACACCGACGTCTCCGCGCTCTACACCGCGATCGGCGAGGGCCACGTGTCGGCCAAGCACGCCGTGCAGCGGCTGCTGGCCGAGCTGGGCGGCATCGACCAGGCCGAAGAGGAGCTCGCCGAGCGGTCCACGCCGACGACCATGCTGCGCCGCCCCCGCAGCAGCGACGACGTCGGCGTCTCGGTGCCCGGCGCGCCCGGCGTGCTGACCAAGCTGGCCAAGTGCTGCACCCCGGTGCCCGGCGACGCGATCATGGGTTTCGTCACCCGCGGCGGGGGAGTCAGCGTGCACCGCACCGACTGCACCAATGCGGCGTCGCTGCAGCAGCAGTCCGAGCGCATCATCGAGGTGCTGTGGGCGCCGTCGCCGTCGTCGGTCTTCCTGGTCGCCATCCAGGTCGAAGCGCTCGACCGGCACCGGCTGCTGTCGGACGTGACGCGGGTGCTGGCCGACGAGAAGGTGAACATCCTGTCGGCATCCGTCACGACCTCGGGTGACCGGGTTGCGGTGAGCCGCTTCACCTTTGAGATGGGCGACCCCAAGCACCTCGGCCACCTGCTCAACGTCGTGCGCAACGTGGAGGGCGTTTTCGACGTCTACCGGGTGACGTCCGCCGCCTAGCTGTCGTGACCCAGCGCCGCGCTACTCCTCGGCGCTCGGCGCCGAAATTGCGGTGAGGGTCGCGATCTGCCGGGCGGACCACGACCGCTGCGGCAATCTCGGCGGCAAGTAAGCGGACACGACGCGCCCCCGCCGCCCCGAACCGAATCTCCGCCGCGCTGCCGGCCGCCACGAACCCCTCCTGGCGTCGGCCGTCTGCCAAGTCAGCGAGGTGTATCCCGTCTGGTCCGTTCTAGCCGACCCGCACGGATTTGATCGTGACCGTTGACGCGGGCATGCCCGTCTGACGATCACCGGCAACCCCGGCGCCGGCGATCTTGTCGAGGATCGCCAGTCCCGTCTCGTCGATCGAACCGAGCACGGTCGACGTGGGCTCCATCTCGGTGTCCTTGAACACCAAGTTGAACTGGCTGCCGTTGGAGTTGGGCCCGACGGTGGCCAAGGCGATCGTGCCGCGCGGATACAGCACGGTCTGGCGGAGCGCCGGGTCGGCGGGGGCGTACTGGTCGGTGGGATATTCGTCGGCGAATTCGTAACCCGGACCGCCGCTGCCCTCGGGGCCGGGTCCGCCGCACAGCAGCATGCCGCCGTCCGGCTGGACGGTCAGCCGGCCGCACTCGGAGTTGTCGAAGAACTGCTGGCGGGCCAGGCTGGTGAAGCTGTTGACGGCGCACGGAGACTCGGCGTTGGCGAGGCGGATGCCGATGTCACCGAAGTTGGTGGACAGGATGGCCGGGATCTCCGGCGGGTCGGTCGAGACCTTTCCCGCCGGCGGGGGATTGACGGGCTTGCTGGCGGGCTCCGACGACGGCGGGTACTGGCAATTGACGCCCGGGTCGGTCGGCGGCGCGAACGCCGGCAGGGGCGGGACGGTCGGGGCCGCCGCGCCGGTCGACCCGGCTCCCGCCCTGTTGGGCACCACCTCGCGGACGGGGGTGCTCGACGCCGCGCTCGTTCCCGCGCCGTCGTCCCTGGTCACCAGGGCGATGACGAGCGCCACCACCGCCACCAGCGCCAGGACGGATGCGCCCACGACGCCCAGCAGCAAGCGACGGGACTGCGTGGGCGGGCTCGGGGCCGGTCGCGGCTCGGGGACGCCGGCGGGCGGCAGCGGTGGGTGGGGCACCCGCTGGGTGGGGGGCTGCATGGGTGGTGGCGGCGGCGCCCAGGCCGGAGCGACGGCCGGGCTGCCCAACGCCGCCCGCGCCGCTTCGGCGAACTCGATGGCCGATTGATACCGCTGGTCGACGTCCTTGGCCATGCCGCGGGCGACCACCGCGTCGAGCTCCGCCGGGATGCCGGGGGCGTCCGCCGAGGGCCGTGGCGGCGGCGTGTACAGGTGCGCATTGAGCTGCTCTTCCAGGCTGTCGCCGGCGAAGGGCCGCTTCCCGGTGAGGCATTCGTACAGCACGCAGGCCAGCGAATAGATGTCGGCGCGGTGATCCGTCGTGCCCCTGAAGCGCTCGGGCGCCAGGTAGGCCACGGTGCCCATCGTGTGGCCGGTCTGGGTGAGCGCGGTGTCGGTCATGGTGCGCGCGAGGCCGAAGTCGATCAGGTAGACGAAGTTGCGGGCCGTGGTGACCAGGATGTTCTTCGGCTTGATGTCGCGATGAATCAGGCCCGCCGCGTGGGCGGTGTCCAGTGCCGCGGCTACTTGTTCGATCACCGCGACCGCCTGCTCGGGGCTGAGCCGACCCCCGCTTTCGGCGATGAACTCGCTCAGGTCGCGGCCCTCGATCAACCGCATGTCGACGTACAGCCGGCCGTCGATCTCGCCGTAACCGTGGATGGGCACCACGTGCGGGTCGTTGAGGCCCGCCGCTATGCGGGCCTCCCGGCGGAAACGCTTCTGAAAATCCTCATCTTCAGCCAGGTGCGGGGGGAGCACCTTGAGAGCGACGACCCGGTCGGTCGCGGGGTCGAAGGCGCGGTACACCCGCCCCATGCCGCCACGCCCGAGCAACCCCTGGATCTGATAGTGGCCGAACGTTTCCGGATCGATGCTCACCCAAAGACCATAGGCGAATCACGGCCGTGTAGAGGGTAACTCGTACCGATCCGACGGTCAGTCGAGCAGCAGCGACTTGATCGTGACGTCGATGGCCGGGGCCCCGTCTTCGCCGCCGCCGGCGACGCCCGCCTTGGCGATCTTGTCGAGGGTGGCCAGCCCGTCGGGCTGGATGGTGCCGAAGACGGTGTACTGGGGCGGCAACTGAGAGTCCTTGTAGACCAAGAAGAACTGGCTGCCGTTGGTGCCCGGTCCGGCATTGGCCATCGCCAGCGTGCCGCGCGGATAGATGACCGGCTCCTGCGCCTTCGGGTCGTTCGGCGGGTACTGATCGGTCGGGTACTCGTTCGCGAATTGGTATCCCGGCCCGCCGGTGCCGTCGCCCTTGGGGTCGCCGCATTGCAGCACGCCCAGGCCCTGCGAGGTGGTGAGCCGGTGGCACTTGGTGTTGTCGAAGTATTTCTGGCCGATGAGGCTGGCGAAACTGTTTACGGTGCAGGGCGATTCGTTGTTGGCCAGCATCAGCCCGATATTGCCCTGGCTGGTGGCCATGCTCGCGCTCACCTCAGCGGGATCGGTCGGGACCTTGCCGGTGCGCGGCGGCTTGACCTGCTTGGCGGCCTGGTCCGACGACGCCGGGTACTGGCAGTTGGCGCCCAGGTTGGCCGAGGGCTTGAACGGCGGCAGCGGCGGAACGGCCCCCGGCTGCGTGGGGGGCGGCGTCGTCGACTCGGTGGTGCTGCTGGGCGCGGACGACGTCGCGGCGGTGTTGCTCTTGTGCTCGTGCTTAGTGTTGACGATCGCGATCACCACCACGGCGATCACGGCCACCGCCGCGATCGAGCCGGCCGCGATCACGATGATGCGACGCCGTCGGGCCTGCTTCGCGCGGCGCTCCAGCTGGCGTTCGAGTTTGCGCTTGGCGTTGGCGCGGCGCTGTTCGTTGGTCGGCACGGCCGGTACGCCTCCATGTTGGGTGAGTTTGGGCCCGAGTTCGCCCGCTCAGGCTAATGTCCGCGCCGCGACCCGTGTCAAGCGGCCCTGCCGGAGATGGGAAACTGGGAACCGTGTTGATCACCGGATTTCCCGCCGGCATGTTGCAGTGCAACTGCTACGTGCTGGCCGAGCGGCCCGGGGCGGACGCCGTCGTCGTCGATCCGGGACAGCGGGCGATGGGCCCGCTGCGGCGCATTCTCGACGAGAATCGGCTGACCCCGGCCGCGGTGTTGCTGACCCACGGGCACATCGACCACATGTGGTCCGCGCAGAAGGTGTCGGACACCTACGGTTGCCCCACCTTCATTCACCCCGAGGACCGGTTCATGTTGAAGGACCCGATTTACGGGCTGGGACCGCGGATGGCGCAGCTGGTAGCGGGCGCGTTCTTCCGCGAGCCCAAGCAGGTGGTCGAGCTCGACCGCGACGGGGACAAGCTCGACCTGGGCAATGTGAGCGTCAGCGTCGATCACACGCCCGGGCACACGCGCGGCTCGGTGGTATTCCGCTTCGCCCAGGCGGCCAAGTCCGGCGCCGACGTGGTGCTCACGGGCGACACGCTCTTCGAGCGCTCGGTGGGGCGCACCGATCTCTTCGGCGGCAGCGGCCGCGACCTGCTCACCTCGATCATCGGCAAGCTGCTGGTCCTCGACGACGACACCGTGGTGCTGCCCGGGCACGGCAACGCCACCACCATCGGCGCCGAGCGACGCCTGAATCCGTTCCTGGAAGGCCTCAGCCCGTGACGGAGTTCTCGGCGTTTTCTGCGCCCAAGGGGGTGCCGGACTACGTGCCGCCCGACTCCGCGCAATTCGTGGCGGTGCGCGACGGGTTGCTGGCCGCGGCGCGCCGGGCCGGGTACGGCGACATCGAGCTGCCCATCTTCGAGGACACCGCCCTGTTCGCGCGGGGTGTCGGCGAGTCGACCGACGTGGTGTCCAAGGAGATGTACACGTTCGCCGACCGTGGCGACCGCTCGGTGACGTTGCGGCCCGAGGGCACGGCCGGCGTGGTCCGCGCGGTGATCGAGCACGGCCTCGACCGCGGCGCGCTGCCGGTCAAACTCTGTTACGCCGGGCCGTTCTTCCGCTACGAGCGTCCGCAGGCCGGCCGCTACCGCCAGCTGCAACAGGTCGGCGTCGAGGCGATCGGGGTCGACGATCCGGCGCTGGACGCCGAGGTGATTGCGGTCGCCGACGCCGGGTTCCGCTCGCTGGGGCTCGACGGGTTCCGGCTGGAAATCACCTCGCTGGGTGATGAGACGTGCCGCCCCCTTTACCGGGAGTTGTTGCAGGACTTCCTCTTTGGGCTCGACCTGGACGAGGAGACCCGGCGGCGCGCCGAGATCAACCCGCTGCGGGTGCTCGACGACAAGCGCCCGGCGGTGCGGGCCATGACGGCCGACGCGCCGGTGCTGCTCGACCACCTGTCCGACGTCTCCAAGCAGCACTTCGACACCGTGCTGGCGCATCTGGACGCCCTGGGCGTGCCGTACGTGATCAACCCGCGCATGGTCCGCGGGCTGGATTACTACACCAAGACCACGTTCGAGTTCGTGCATGACGGGCTGGGCGCGCAATCCGGCATCGGCGGCGGCGGCCGCTACGACGGCCTGATGCACGAGCTCGGCGGACAGGATCTGTCCGGCATCGGTTTTGGGCTCGGCGTGGACCGTACCCTGCTGGCCCTGCGCGCCGAGGGCAAGAGCGTGGGGCAGACTTCGCGCTGCGACGTGTTCGGAGTGCCGCTGAGCGAGCCCGCCAAGCTGCGGTTGGCGGTGCTGGCCGCGCAGCTGCGTGCTGCGGGTGCCCGCGTCGACATGGCCTACGGCGACCGGGGGCTCAAGGGCGCGATGCGCGCGGCGGACCGCTCCGGGGCGCGCATCGCGCTGGTGTTCGGGGATCGCGACATCGAGTCGGGGACGGTCGGCGTGAAGGACCTCGCCACCGGCGACCAGGTGTCGGTGCCGACGGACGCCGTCGTTGCGGAGGTGCTTTCCCGGCTGAGCCGGTGAGAGGTCAGGTCCCGCTTTCGCGGCCGATCGATGTGATCGTTCTTGCCGCGATTTCGCGCAGTGCCGCCGCGTCGGCATCGGAACGCGAACGCAGATTGAGGGCGTAGGTGAGCGAGATCAGCATGTCGGCCGCCGCATCGAGGTCGGCGTCGGCAGGCACTTGTTCGCGCCGGCGGGCGGTCTCGAGCGCGACGCGCATCGCGTCCCGCAGCTGCCGGTGGTGCCGATCGAGGAATCCGCGAATCTCCGGGTCCCGGACCTCGATGCCGGCGTTGGCGTTGGTGATCATGCAACCCCAGCCGGCGAAGGAACTCTCGCAGCGCAATTGGATCAGCGCGTCGAAGAAGTCGGTCACCGCCGCCAGTCCGCGATCACTGTCGGTGAGGTGGCGCAGCGCCGGGGTGGCCCAGGTATCGATGTAGCGCCGCAACGCCGACACGTACAGGCTCTGCTTGTTGCCGAAGGTGGCGTACAAACTCGAGCGGTTGAGGCCGGTCGCGGAGGTGATGTCCTGAATGCCCGTCGCTGCCATGCCATTTCGCCAGAAAAGCGCTACTGCGGCGTCGAGAGCGGCGGTCACGTCGAAATGCTTGACGTCGGGCATGTTCCTCAAACAACGATCTCGATCGGGGCTTCCACCGTAACATGCGTGCTGTTATCTTGAACTGAGCGTTCCAAGATAGCGGAGTTAGAGGGGACGGCGTGCGCGGCGAGGTAGCGGGACTGATCGAGGCGCACCAGCGTGCGGGCCACTTCGTCGACGTCGCGGGAGTGCGAACGTTCGTGCGCGACGAGGGCAGCGGTCCGGTGCCGGTGGTCTGTGTGCACGGAGTGCCGGTCTCGAGTTTCCTGTGGCGTCGGCTGCTTCCCGAGCTGGCCGGCCGGGGCCTGCGGGGCGTGGCGCCGGACCTACCCGGCCTTGGCTTATCCGCTCGCCCAGCGCATTTCGACTACTCGTGGACGGGATTGGGCCATCACCTCGCGGCGACCCTCGACGCGCTGGATGTCGACCGGTTCCACCTCGTGGTGCACGACATCGGCGGCCCGGTGGGTTTCGAGGTCGCCGCCCGCGCCCCGGAGCGGGTCGCCTCGCTGACGATCCTCAACACGATGATCGAGGCCCACACGTTTCGGCGGCCGCCGCCGATGAAGCCGTTCGCGTGGCCGGTCCTGGATCGCTTGTGGCTCGCCGCGGGCCGCGGGCCGGTGTTTCGTCTGTTGATGCGCCTGACCGGCCTGTCGCCCGACTCGCCGACCACGGACGCCGAAATCGATGTCCACCAGAGACTTCTGTTCGGCCCCGACGGTGCGCGGGCCTTCCGCCGGATCATGCGTGGGTTTGAGACGACGCGTGCGAAGACGGACCTCTATGCCTCCGCGGTGTCGGGCACCCGCTACCCCGTCCAGGTCCTGTGGGGCGCGGACGATCCGTTCCTCACGCTGAACAAACACGGCCGGATCGCGGCACGCCTGGCCGGGCTCGAGGGGCCGACGGCGTTACGCGGCCGGCACTTCGTTCCCGAAGACAGTTATGTGGAGCTCGCCGATCACATCGTCGCGCTCACGGGGCGCGCCGAGGCCCGCTGACATGGCGGCGCAACTCCCGCTGCATCAACTCGTCGCGGTATGGGAAGGCAGGTCGTCGATCCCGCCCGCGCGGTGGCAAGGGGACTTCGCGGGCACGACGCAACCCACCG
This genomic window from Mycobacterium saskatchewanense contains:
- a CDS encoding alpha/beta fold hydrolase — protein: MRGEVAGLIEAHQRAGHFVDVAGVRTFVRDEGSGPVPVVCVHGVPVSSFLWRRLLPELAGRGLRGVAPDLPGLGLSARPAHFDYSWTGLGHHLAATLDALDVDRFHLVVHDIGGPVGFEVAARAPERVASLTILNTMIEAHTFRRPPPMKPFAWPVLDRLWLAAGRGPVFRLLMRLTGLSPDSPTTDAEIDVHQRLLFGPDGARAFRRIMRGFETTRAKTDLYASAVSGTRYPVQVLWGADDPFLTLNKHGRIAARLAGLEGPTALRGRHFVPEDSYVELADHIVALTGRAEAR
- the hisS gene encoding histidine--tRNA ligase — its product is MTEFSAFSAPKGVPDYVPPDSAQFVAVRDGLLAAARRAGYGDIELPIFEDTALFARGVGESTDVVSKEMYTFADRGDRSVTLRPEGTAGVVRAVIEHGLDRGALPVKLCYAGPFFRYERPQAGRYRQLQQVGVEAIGVDDPALDAEVIAVADAGFRSLGLDGFRLEITSLGDETCRPLYRELLQDFLFGLDLDEETRRRAEINPLRVLDDKRPAVRAMTADAPVLLDHLSDVSKQHFDTVLAHLDALGVPYVINPRMVRGLDYYTKTTFEFVHDGLGAQSGIGGGGRYDGLMHELGGQDLSGIGFGLGVDRTLLALRAEGKSVGQTSRCDVFGVPLSEPAKLRLAVLAAQLRAAGARVDMAYGDRGLKGAMRAADRSGARIALVFGDRDIESGTVGVKDLATGDQVSVPTDAVVAEVLSRLSR
- a CDS encoding MBL fold metallo-hydrolase codes for the protein MLITGFPAGMLQCNCYVLAERPGADAVVVDPGQRAMGPLRRILDENRLTPAAVLLTHGHIDHMWSAQKVSDTYGCPTFIHPEDRFMLKDPIYGLGPRMAQLVAGAFFREPKQVVELDRDGDKLDLGNVSVSVDHTPGHTRGSVVFRFAQAAKSGADVVLTGDTLFERSVGRTDLFGGSGRDLLTSIIGKLLVLDDDTVVLPGHGNATTIGAERRLNPFLEGLSP
- a CDS encoding peptidylprolyl isomerase, with translation MPTNEQRRANAKRKLERQLERRAKQARRRRIIVIAAGSIAAVAVIAVVVIAIVNTKHEHKSNTAATSSAPSSTTESTTPPPTQPGAVPPLPPFKPSANLGANCQYPASSDQAAKQVKPPRTGKVPTDPAEVSASMATSQGNIGLMLANNESPCTVNSFASLIGQKYFDNTKCHRLTTSQGLGVLQCGDPKGDGTGGPGYQFANEYPTDQYPPNDPKAQEPVIYPRGTLAMANAGPGTNGSQFFLVYKDSQLPPQYTVFGTIQPDGLATLDKIAKAGVAGGGEDGAPAIDVTIKSLLLD
- a CDS encoding TetR/AcrR family transcriptional regulator, with translation MPDVKHFDVTAALDAAVALFWRNGMAATGIQDITSATGLNRSSLYATFGNKQSLYVSALRRYIDTWATPALRHLTDSDRGLAAVTDFFDALIQLRCESSFAGWGCMITNANAGIEVRDPEIRGFLDRHHRQLRDAMRVALETARRREQVPADADLDAAADMLISLTYALNLRSRSDADAAALREIAARTITSIGRESGT
- a CDS encoding protein kinase domain-containing protein, whose translation is MSIDPETFGHYQIQGLLGRGGMGRVYRAFDPATDRVVALKVLPPHLAEDEDFQKRFRREARIAAGLNDPHVVPIHGYGEIDGRLYVDMRLIEGRDLSEFIAESGGRLSPEQAVAVIEQVAAALDTAHAAGLIHRDIKPKNILVTTARNFVYLIDFGLARTMTDTALTQTGHTMGTVAYLAPERFRGTTDHRADIYSLACVLYECLTGKRPFAGDSLEEQLNAHLYTPPPRPSADAPGIPAELDAVVARGMAKDVDQRYQSAIEFAEAARAALGSPAVAPAWAPPPPPMQPPTQRVPHPPLPPAGVPEPRPAPSPPTQSRRLLLGVVGASVLALVAVVALVIALVTRDDGAGTSAASSTPVREVVPNRAGAGSTGAAAPTVPPLPAFAPPTDPGVNCQYPPSSEPASKPVNPPPAGKVSTDPPEIPAILSTNFGDIGIRLANAESPCAVNSFTSLARQQFFDNSECGRLTVQPDGGMLLCGGPGPEGSGGPGYEFADEYPTDQYAPADPALRQTVLYPRGTIALATVGPNSNGSQFNLVFKDTEMEPTSTVLGSIDETGLAILDKIAGAGVAGDRQTGMPASTVTIKSVRVG